The Syngnathus typhle isolate RoL2023-S1 ecotype Sweden linkage group LG11, RoL_Styp_1.0, whole genome shotgun sequence genome contains a region encoding:
- the phc2b gene encoding polyhomeotic-like protein 2b isoform X2, with protein sequence MSEPGPPATPAAAATTAAASTAGSSSATITTTATMSASSTTAVGTNATTASTTTTASASSTNTTTSSSSSTSISSSTSSSTITAAAAARQAVPQISVYGGIPDRQTVQVIQQALHRQPNTAAQYLQQMYAAQQQHLMLQTAALQQHHSLSTAQLQSLAAVQQASLAAGRQNSSQNGTTSQQTGSTQTTINLTASPAAAQLISRAQSITSAPASISQQAVLLGSPSSTTLTASQAQMYLRAQMAQQSNVFQAQQSNLVQVARSLGRAVPLSPQLIFTPTATVTAMQSDSSAQNQVQNLAIRSQQGATTSSTQAQTLQALSLKQSPVAIQPASLVKNPSQGMQVSAGLKSNSTETSSEAGKKGDGAVVTEARAINMSRNVTTVGAQPLIAPAYTQIQPHSLVQQHKQQQQQQQQFVVHHSQTSQRSSGQLLQTASIQPSPHPVPVLPKPASHQTAAPGQHASIFHSTISPHMLQPAASSMTSQAKAQPVQLTAINLQIHPTASRTLVQECKDKPTSLVVRETCAASNPPPQQQQQQKPPLPPPPPPPPPPQQQNTPAPPRKPIEHPKADTVPQGQPQVGGATKRPVPAPESPPPPMTSGKDSETLSAAPTPVAPHNGESRPPQAIVKPQVLTHVIEGFVIQEGAEPFPVCVERLPILIDSPKKVDSHLSSDPDKTPVSNAANSDSDPEDSNQTENDQEPKLTCEYCGWVDFAYTFKRSKRFCSMVCSKRYSVGCSKRMRLLRTEKAKQANRWHRRSQGCSSIQAKKRKMSPSPQQTQGGSVSSPHPSQPSQEESSPCSEMSSYEEPASPMSAASSGPPAPPAPPPAPVQRQPSRASSEPEVLGGIDASPALCQPFLPNDPTKWNVEEVYEFICSLPGCQEIADEFRSQEIDGQALLLLKEDHLMSTMNIKLGPALKIFARINMLKDS encoded by the exons ATGAGCGAGCCGGGGCCCCCCGCCACACCGGCTGCCGCCGCCACGaccgccgccgcctccaccgCGGGCAGCAGCTCCGCGACTATCACAACCACCGCCACCATGTCCGCCAGCTCCACCACGGCTGTCGGCACCAACGCGACCACCGCGTCGACTACCACTACTGCTTCTGCTAGCAGTACTAataccaccaccagcagcagtaGTAGTACTAGTATTAGTAGCAGCACTAGTAGTAGTACCAttactgcagcagcagcagcgagaCAGGCAGTCCCTCAGATTTCAGTTTACGGCGGAATACCCGACAGGCAAACCGTGCAG GTGATCCAGCAAGCACTCCACAGGCAGCCCAACACGGCGGCTCAGTACCTGCAGCAGATGTACGCGGCCCAGCAGCAGCATCTCATGTTACAGACCGCAGCGCTCCAGCAGCACCACAGCCTCAGCACGGCTCAGCTGCAGAGTCTTGCTGCCGTGCAGCAG GCCAGTCTCGCAGCGGGTCGCCAGAACTCCTCCCAGAACGGCACAACATCTCAGCAAACAGGCTCCACTCAAACCACA ATCAACCTGACCGCCTCGCCGGCGGCTGCACAGCTGATCAGCCGAGCCCAGAGCATCACGTCGGCTCCCGCTAGTATTTCCCAGCAGGCTGTTCTGCTGGGCAGCCCGTCGAGCACCACCCTCACCGCCAGCCAGGCGCAGATGTACCTGCGTGCGCAGATG GCCCAGCAGAGCAACGTTTTCCAGGCGCAGCAAAGCAACTTAGTCCAAGTGGCCAGGAGTTTGGGCCGAGCCGTCCCCCTTTCGCCGCAGCTGATCTTCACGCCGACGGCCACCGTGACGGCGATGCAGTCCGACAGCTCCGCGCAA AATCAGGTCCAAAATCTGGCCATACGCAGTCAGCAGGGAGCGACCACGTCTTCCACCCAGGCTCAGACGCTGCAGGCTCTGAGTTTGAAGCAGAGCCCCGTGGCCATCCAGCCTGCCTCGCTTGTCAAGAACCCCAGCCAAGGGATGCAAGTGTCTGCGGGACTCAAGTCCAACTCAACTGAGACCTCCTCCGAGGCCGGAAAGAAGGGGGACGGCGCTGTGGTCACAGAGGCCCGGGCCATTAATATGAGCCGCAACGTCACGACAGTCGGCGCGCAGCCGCTTATTGCTCCAG CCTACACGCAGATTCAACCCCACTCACTGGTACAGCAAcataagcagcagcagcagcagcagcaacagtttGTGGTTCATCACAGCCAAACCTCCCAGAGGAGCTCGGGTCAGCTGTTGCAGACGGCGTCCATTCAGCCGTCGCCGCATCCCGTTCCCGTGCTACCCAAACCGGCATCCCACCAGACCGCCGCTCCTGGCCAGCACGCCAGCATCTTCCATTCCACCATAAGTCCCCACATGCTCCAGCCTGCTGCCTCATCAATGACGAGTCAGGCCAAAGCTCAGCCTGTGCAGCTCACGGCCATCAACCTTCAAATCCATCCCACG GCCTCTCGAACGCTGGTTCAGGAGTGTAAAGATAAGCCAACGTCACTGGTGGTGAGAGAGACGTGTGCAGCCTCCAAcccgccgccgcagcagcagcagcaacaaaagccgccgctgccgccgccaccgccgccgccaccgccgccacagCAGCAAAATACGCCGGCGCCACCCAGGAAGCCGATAGAGCACCCCAAAGCTGACACGGTGCCACAAGGTCAACCGCAAG TGGGGGGTGCGACCAAGAGGCCGGTGCCTGCACCCGAGAGCCCGCCTCCACCCATGACCTCAGGAAAGGACAGCGAGACGCTCAGCGCGGCGCCGACGCCTGTCGCACCGCACAACGGCGAGAGCAGGCCGCCGCAGGCCATCGTCAAACCGCAGGTCCTCACGCACGTCATTGAGGGCTTTGTCATCCAGGAGGGTGCCGAGCCGTTCCCAGTGTGT GTGGAGCGTCTCCCCATCCTCATCGACAGCCCCAAGAAAGTGGACAGTCATCTGTCCTCCGACCCGGACAAAACTCCCGTCAGCAACGCGGCCAACTCAGACTCGGATCCTGAAGACTCGAATCAGACGG AAAACGATCAAGAGCCCAAGCTGACGTGTGAATACTGCGGCTGGGTGGACTTTGCCTACACATTCAAGCGTTCCAAGCGCTTCTGCTCCATGGTTTGTTCCAAGAG GTACAGTGTGGGCTGCTCAAAGCGCATGAGACTGCTGCGCACAGAGAAAGCCAAACAAGCCAATCGCTGGCATAGAAGAAGCCAAGGCTGCTCAAGTATCCAAGCCAAGAAGCGG AAGATGTCCCCGTCGCCACAGCAGACTCAGGGCGGCTCAGTGTCGTCACCGCATCCCTCCCAGCCTAGCCAAGAGGAGTCCAGTCCATGTTCAGAGATGTCCAGCTACGAAGAACCAGCTTCGCCCATGTCGGCGGCCAGCTCGGGACCCCCGGCACCTCCCGCCCCGCCCCCGGCTCCCGTCCAGCGGCAGCCGAGCAGGGCGTCCTCGGAGCCGGAAGTCCTCGGCGGCATTGACGCCTCGCCCGCTTTGTGTCAGCCTTTCTTACCCAATGACCCCACCAAGTGGAACGTGGAGGAAGTGTATGAGTTCATCTGTTCCTTACCAG GCTGTCAAGAGATCGCCGACGAGTTCCGCTCCCAAGAGATTGACGGCCAAGCTTTGCTCTTGTTGAAGGAGGACCACCTAATGAGCACCATGAACATCAAACTGGGACCTGCGCTCAAGATCTTTGCACGCATCAACATGCTCAAAGACTCGTAG
- the phc2b gene encoding polyhomeotic-like protein 2b isoform X1 yields the protein MGHHTPASRWGGHRRHRRAIQKSRGSKVRRAEGTMSEPGPPATPAAAATTAAASTAGSSSATITTTATMSASSTTAVGTNATTASTTTTASASSTNTTTSSSSSTSISSSTSSSTITAAAAARQAVPQISVYGGIPDRQTVQVIQQALHRQPNTAAQYLQQMYAAQQQHLMLQTAALQQHHSLSTAQLQSLAAVQQASLAAGRQNSSQNGTTSQQTGSTQTTINLTASPAAAQLISRAQSITSAPASISQQAVLLGSPSSTTLTASQAQMYLRAQMAQQSNVFQAQQSNLVQVARSLGRAVPLSPQLIFTPTATVTAMQSDSSAQNQVQNLAIRSQQGATTSSTQAQTLQALSLKQSPVAIQPASLVKNPSQGMQVSAGLKSNSTETSSEAGKKGDGAVVTEARAINMSRNVTTVGAQPLIAPAYTQIQPHSLVQQHKQQQQQQQQFVVHHSQTSQRSSGQLLQTASIQPSPHPVPVLPKPASHQTAAPGQHASIFHSTISPHMLQPAASSMTSQAKAQPVQLTAINLQIHPTASRTLVQECKDKPTSLVVRETCAASNPPPQQQQQQKPPLPPPPPPPPPPQQQNTPAPPRKPIEHPKADTVPQGQPQVGGATKRPVPAPESPPPPMTSGKDSETLSAAPTPVAPHNGESRPPQAIVKPQVLTHVIEGFVIQEGAEPFPVCVERLPILIDSPKKVDSHLSSDPDKTPVSNAANSDSDPEDSNQTENDQEPKLTCEYCGWVDFAYTFKRSKRFCSMVCSKRYSVGCSKRMRLLRTEKAKQANRWHRRSQGCSSIQAKKRKMSPSPQQTQGGSVSSPHPSQPSQEESSPCSEMSSYEEPASPMSAASSGPPAPPAPPPAPVQRQPSRASSEPEVLGGIDASPALCQPFLPNDPTKWNVEEVYEFICSLPGCQEIADEFRSQEIDGQALLLLKEDHLMSTMNIKLGPALKIFARINMLKDS from the exons ATGGGGCACCATACCCCTGCATCGCGGTGGGGGGGCCATAGGAG GCACAGGCGGGCCATTCAGAAGAGCCGGGGGTCAAAGGTGAGAAGAGCAGAGGGCACCATGAGCGAGCCGGGGCCCCCCGCCACACCGGCTGCCGCCGCCACGaccgccgccgcctccaccgCGGGCAGCAGCTCCGCGACTATCACAACCACCGCCACCATGTCCGCCAGCTCCACCACGGCTGTCGGCACCAACGCGACCACCGCGTCGACTACCACTACTGCTTCTGCTAGCAGTACTAataccaccaccagcagcagtaGTAGTACTAGTATTAGTAGCAGCACTAGTAGTAGTACCAttactgcagcagcagcagcgagaCAGGCAGTCCCTCAGATTTCAGTTTACGGCGGAATACCCGACAGGCAAACCGTGCAG GTGATCCAGCAAGCACTCCACAGGCAGCCCAACACGGCGGCTCAGTACCTGCAGCAGATGTACGCGGCCCAGCAGCAGCATCTCATGTTACAGACCGCAGCGCTCCAGCAGCACCACAGCCTCAGCACGGCTCAGCTGCAGAGTCTTGCTGCCGTGCAGCAG GCCAGTCTCGCAGCGGGTCGCCAGAACTCCTCCCAGAACGGCACAACATCTCAGCAAACAGGCTCCACTCAAACCACA ATCAACCTGACCGCCTCGCCGGCGGCTGCACAGCTGATCAGCCGAGCCCAGAGCATCACGTCGGCTCCCGCTAGTATTTCCCAGCAGGCTGTTCTGCTGGGCAGCCCGTCGAGCACCACCCTCACCGCCAGCCAGGCGCAGATGTACCTGCGTGCGCAGATG GCCCAGCAGAGCAACGTTTTCCAGGCGCAGCAAAGCAACTTAGTCCAAGTGGCCAGGAGTTTGGGCCGAGCCGTCCCCCTTTCGCCGCAGCTGATCTTCACGCCGACGGCCACCGTGACGGCGATGCAGTCCGACAGCTCCGCGCAA AATCAGGTCCAAAATCTGGCCATACGCAGTCAGCAGGGAGCGACCACGTCTTCCACCCAGGCTCAGACGCTGCAGGCTCTGAGTTTGAAGCAGAGCCCCGTGGCCATCCAGCCTGCCTCGCTTGTCAAGAACCCCAGCCAAGGGATGCAAGTGTCTGCGGGACTCAAGTCCAACTCAACTGAGACCTCCTCCGAGGCCGGAAAGAAGGGGGACGGCGCTGTGGTCACAGAGGCCCGGGCCATTAATATGAGCCGCAACGTCACGACAGTCGGCGCGCAGCCGCTTATTGCTCCAG CCTACACGCAGATTCAACCCCACTCACTGGTACAGCAAcataagcagcagcagcagcagcagcaacagtttGTGGTTCATCACAGCCAAACCTCCCAGAGGAGCTCGGGTCAGCTGTTGCAGACGGCGTCCATTCAGCCGTCGCCGCATCCCGTTCCCGTGCTACCCAAACCGGCATCCCACCAGACCGCCGCTCCTGGCCAGCACGCCAGCATCTTCCATTCCACCATAAGTCCCCACATGCTCCAGCCTGCTGCCTCATCAATGACGAGTCAGGCCAAAGCTCAGCCTGTGCAGCTCACGGCCATCAACCTTCAAATCCATCCCACG GCCTCTCGAACGCTGGTTCAGGAGTGTAAAGATAAGCCAACGTCACTGGTGGTGAGAGAGACGTGTGCAGCCTCCAAcccgccgccgcagcagcagcagcaacaaaagccgccgctgccgccgccaccgccgccgccaccgccgccacagCAGCAAAATACGCCGGCGCCACCCAGGAAGCCGATAGAGCACCCCAAAGCTGACACGGTGCCACAAGGTCAACCGCAAG TGGGGGGTGCGACCAAGAGGCCGGTGCCTGCACCCGAGAGCCCGCCTCCACCCATGACCTCAGGAAAGGACAGCGAGACGCTCAGCGCGGCGCCGACGCCTGTCGCACCGCACAACGGCGAGAGCAGGCCGCCGCAGGCCATCGTCAAACCGCAGGTCCTCACGCACGTCATTGAGGGCTTTGTCATCCAGGAGGGTGCCGAGCCGTTCCCAGTGTGT GTGGAGCGTCTCCCCATCCTCATCGACAGCCCCAAGAAAGTGGACAGTCATCTGTCCTCCGACCCGGACAAAACTCCCGTCAGCAACGCGGCCAACTCAGACTCGGATCCTGAAGACTCGAATCAGACGG AAAACGATCAAGAGCCCAAGCTGACGTGTGAATACTGCGGCTGGGTGGACTTTGCCTACACATTCAAGCGTTCCAAGCGCTTCTGCTCCATGGTTTGTTCCAAGAG GTACAGTGTGGGCTGCTCAAAGCGCATGAGACTGCTGCGCACAGAGAAAGCCAAACAAGCCAATCGCTGGCATAGAAGAAGCCAAGGCTGCTCAAGTATCCAAGCCAAGAAGCGG AAGATGTCCCCGTCGCCACAGCAGACTCAGGGCGGCTCAGTGTCGTCACCGCATCCCTCCCAGCCTAGCCAAGAGGAGTCCAGTCCATGTTCAGAGATGTCCAGCTACGAAGAACCAGCTTCGCCCATGTCGGCGGCCAGCTCGGGACCCCCGGCACCTCCCGCCCCGCCCCCGGCTCCCGTCCAGCGGCAGCCGAGCAGGGCGTCCTCGGAGCCGGAAGTCCTCGGCGGCATTGACGCCTCGCCCGCTTTGTGTCAGCCTTTCTTACCCAATGACCCCACCAAGTGGAACGTGGAGGAAGTGTATGAGTTCATCTGTTCCTTACCAG GCTGTCAAGAGATCGCCGACGAGTTCCGCTCCCAAGAGATTGACGGCCAAGCTTTGCTCTTGTTGAAGGAGGACCACCTAATGAGCACCATGAACATCAAACTGGGACCTGCGCTCAAGATCTTTGCACGCATCAACATGCTCAAAGACTCGTAG